Proteins co-encoded in one Candidatus Thiodictyon syntrophicum genomic window:
- a CDS encoding Alvin_2107 family globule sulfur oxidation protein produces the protein MNQFYYDAVTKMEQAGVADEYIQGWQCGFLQNPKREDQRLTEAYEAGYADGEEKNVDNFADWVQD, from the coding sequence ATGAATCAGTTCTACTACGACGCCGTAACCAAGATGGAGCAGGCGGGCGTCGCTGACGAGTACATCCAGGGCTGGCAGTGCGGCTTCCTGCAGAACCCCAAACGCGAAGACCAACGCCTGACGGAGGCCTACGAGGCCGGCTATGCCGACGGTGAGGAGAAGAATGTCGACAACTTCGCCGACTGGGTCCAGGACTGA
- the soxY gene encoding thiosulfate oxidation carrier protein SoxY, with translation MIDDTRRTLLKGSLAVGPVGAALALAPGLLLADWNQAAFASQDLGSALKALLGSGAPETNDEVRIKAPDLAENGAVVPVTVETSLENVTTIAIVAAGNERPLVASFVLGPAALPYVSTRVKMAKTADLIAVVKQDERLFSNTKTVKVTIGGCGG, from the coding sequence ATGATTGACGACACCCGCAGGACCCTCCTCAAAGGCTCCCTGGCCGTCGGCCCCGTCGGCGCCGCGCTCGCGCTGGCCCCGGGGCTGCTCTTGGCGGACTGGAACCAGGCCGCCTTCGCGTCCCAGGACCTGGGCTCGGCCCTCAAGGCCCTGCTGGGCAGCGGCGCCCCCGAGACCAATGACGAGGTCCGTATCAAGGCCCCGGACCTCGCCGAGAACGGCGCCGTGGTCCCGGTGACGGTGGAGACCAGCCTGGAGAACGTCACCACCATCGCCATCGTCGCCGCCGGCAACGAGCGCCCCCTGGTCGCCTCCTTCGTCCTGGGTCCCGCCGCCCTGCCCTACGTCTCGACGCGCGTCAAGATGGCCAAGACGGCGGACCTGATTGCGGTGGTGAAGCAGGACGAGCGGTTGTTCAGTAACACCAAGACCGTCAAGGTCACCATCGGCGGCTGCGGCGGCTGA
- a CDS encoding aminotransferase class V-fold PLP-dependent enzyme: MSAQENNNGVGLDRRGFLKGFASAAVAATLVGPREVLADESSAPGRLGRELLPPPTITKPAGTEKYWRQVRKAFSLSSDYIHMNTGTTGSQPEFVQNNLAVYNRYKSEDPRDWAANLAADFPTLFPITPSAMGARQLQVANAYGANAEEIVLSYNTTDACNLIFAGTPWQPGDRIVTTSFEHPGLAGPIAWARDYHQVEVVVVDMPSSFPATLTPAQVVEWFRPALAANLGAGNKQYLAVSEVFYKNGLRLPIAELCTLARSYGAFTIIDAAHGWGMLPVDCHAYGADFIAGAGHKWLCGGPGTGIFYCRTSDAAAHTLPPLAPGSFSSYGNPFVIPSVLFNSRAFRPSSSIQSRGEYNTPAVYAMTDSLAFFSQIGLNAIYNRGVALGNYLKGLIAAQWGPGALWVQQNPNSAFATAVTSFNPFAAKDDSASHGVMNAAISTILTNLAAEIPKIYIRSTTWRTSHLLTADNRVGFRISTHGVYNNYDEIDYVFARLVDQVNLSGLAQHD, encoded by the coding sequence ATGTCAGCGCAAGAGAACAACAACGGCGTCGGTCTCGATCGTCGCGGCTTCCTCAAGGGCTTCGCCTCCGCGGCGGTGGCTGCCACCCTGGTCGGCCCACGCGAGGTCCTCGCCGATGAGTCCAGTGCACCCGGACGGCTCGGGCGCGAGCTCCTGCCGCCCCCGACCATCACCAAGCCGGCCGGTACCGAGAAATACTGGCGGCAGGTCCGCAAGGCGTTCTCCCTGTCGAGCGACTATATCCACATGAACACCGGCACCACCGGGTCCCAGCCGGAGTTCGTCCAGAACAACCTGGCCGTCTACAACCGCTACAAGAGCGAGGACCCGCGCGACTGGGCGGCCAACCTGGCGGCCGATTTTCCGACCCTGTTCCCGATCACGCCCTCCGCCATGGGCGCCCGCCAGTTGCAGGTCGCCAACGCCTACGGGGCCAACGCCGAAGAGATCGTCCTGAGCTACAACACCACCGACGCCTGCAACCTGATCTTCGCCGGCACCCCCTGGCAGCCCGGTGACCGCATCGTCACCACCAGCTTCGAGCATCCGGGCCTGGCCGGTCCGATTGCCTGGGCGCGGGACTACCATCAGGTCGAGGTCGTCGTGGTCGACATGCCCTCCAGCTTCCCCGCCACCCTGACCCCGGCGCAGGTGGTCGAGTGGTTCCGGCCCGCCTTGGCGGCGAATCTGGGTGCCGGGAACAAGCAGTACCTTGCCGTTTCCGAGGTCTTCTACAAGAACGGCCTGCGCCTGCCGATTGCGGAACTCTGCACGCTGGCCCGCAGTTATGGCGCCTTCACCATCATCGACGCCGCCCATGGCTGGGGCATGTTGCCGGTCGACTGCCATGCCTATGGGGCGGACTTCATCGCCGGGGCCGGCCACAAGTGGCTGTGCGGCGGACCGGGCACGGGCATCTTCTATTGCCGCACCTCCGATGCCGCGGCACACACCCTGCCGCCCCTGGCCCCCGGCAGTTTCTCCAGTTACGGTAACCCGTTCGTGATCCCCAGCGTCTTGTTCAACAGCCGCGCCTTCCGCCCGTCGAGTTCCATCCAGTCGCGCGGCGAGTACAACACCCCGGCCGTCTATGCTATGACCGACTCGCTGGCCTTCTTCTCCCAGATCGGCCTCAACGCCATCTACAACCGCGGTGTAGCCCTGGGCAACTACCTGAAGGGCCTGATCGCCGCCCAGTGGGGCCCCGGGGCCCTGTGGGTGCAACAGAACCCGAACAGCGCCTTCGCCACCGCGGTGACCTCGTTCAACCCCTTTGCCGCCAAGGACGATTCGGCGAGCCACGGCGTCATGAATGCAGCGATTTCGACGATCCTCACCAACCTGGCCGCGGAGATACCGAAGATCTATATTCGCTCGACCACCTGGCGCACCAGCCACCTGCTGACGGCGGACAACCGGGTGGGGTTCCGTATCTCCACCCACGGCGTCTACAACAACTACGACGAGATCGACTACGTCTTCGCCCGTCTGGTCGACCAGGTCAACCTGAGCGGACTGGCGCAGCACGACTGA
- a CDS encoding trimeric intracellular cation channel family protein — protein MPPSLDTLMYWIGQSAVVLMAAAGVLEAGRKRFDLFGTVLIAVAAALGGGSVRDLLLARPVFWVGDQTYLICAVSAALVTFFLARVFVLPARLFLIPDAAGLALFSVAGTKAALVCGAPWLVASVMGVVTGVVGGILRDVLCNEEPLVFQGTLYATAAWAGALALIALLALGLDGRIAALLAGSGIFLLRVAAIRWDIGLPRFTAKGA, from the coding sequence ATGCCACCCAGTCTCGACACCCTGATGTACTGGATCGGCCAGAGCGCCGTGGTCCTGATGGCCGCGGCCGGGGTGCTGGAGGCCGGGCGCAAGCGCTTCGACCTGTTCGGCACCGTGCTCATCGCCGTGGCCGCCGCCCTGGGCGGTGGCTCGGTACGCGATCTCCTGCTCGCGCGCCCCGTCTTCTGGGTCGGCGACCAGACCTACCTCATCTGTGCCGTGAGCGCCGCCCTGGTGACCTTCTTCCTCGCCCGAGTCTTCGTACTCCCGGCCCGCCTCTTCCTGATCCCGGACGCCGCCGGGCTCGCACTATTCAGCGTCGCCGGCACCAAGGCGGCCCTGGTCTGCGGCGCCCCCTGGCTGGTCGCGAGCGTCATGGGCGTCGTCACCGGCGTGGTTGGCGGCATCCTGCGCGACGTCCTGTGCAACGAGGAGCCCCTGGTCTTCCAGGGCACCCTCTACGCCACCGCCGCCTGGGCCGGCGCACTCGCCCTCATCGCCCTGCTGGCCCTGGGGCTCGACGGACGCATCGCCGCCCTGCTCGCCGGCTCCGGCATCTTCCTGCTGCGGGTAGCCGCCATCCGCTGGGACATCGGCCTGCCGCGGTTCACCGCCAAGGGCGCCTGA
- the hemH gene encoding ferrochelatase, giving the protein MLYANTRGGPHDSPETLGVLLVNLGTPDAPTVPAVRRYLAEFLWDPRVVELPRPLWWLILHGIILRARPPRTARNYQAVWTPEGSPLMVISKRLAAAMQTALAARFAAPVKVVLGMRYGNPSIPSALAQLRAAHARRILVLPLYPQYSATTTASTFDAVTAELRTWRWLPELRFVNQYHDDPGYIAALAASIRSYWAAHGEPERLLFSFHGIPKDYFLNGDPYYCQCQKTARLVVEDLGLAKERWLLSFQSRFGLQEWLKPYTDETLKEWAATGVRSVHVISPGFAADCLETIEEISVENRDYFLESGGQSYGYIPCLNDGPEHIAGLAGLIERHCAGWPESAPLADSPDLNTRRERARELGAAA; this is encoded by the coding sequence ATCCTCTATGCCAACACCCGCGGGGGGCCCCACGACAGCCCCGAAACCCTGGGCGTGCTGCTCGTGAACCTGGGGACGCCGGACGCCCCCACGGTCCCGGCCGTGCGCCGCTATCTGGCCGAGTTCCTGTGGGACCCGCGGGTGGTGGAACTGCCGCGCCCCCTCTGGTGGCTGATCCTGCACGGGATCATCCTGCGGGCGCGCCCGCCGCGCACGGCCCGGAACTACCAGGCGGTCTGGACCCCGGAGGGCTCACCGCTGATGGTGATCTCAAAACGCCTGGCCGCGGCCATGCAGACGGCGCTCGCCGCCCGCTTCGCCGCGCCGGTCAAGGTCGTGCTCGGCATGCGCTACGGCAACCCGTCGATCCCGAGCGCGCTCGCGCAACTGCGCGCCGCCCATGCCCGGCGCATCCTGGTATTGCCGCTCTATCCGCAATATTCGGCCACCACCACCGCCTCCACCTTCGACGCGGTGACGGCGGAACTGCGCACCTGGCGCTGGCTGCCGGAGCTGCGCTTCGTCAACCAGTATCACGACGACCCCGGCTATATCGCCGCCCTGGCTGCCAGCATCCGCAGCTACTGGGCCGCGCACGGGGAGCCCGAGCGGCTGCTGTTCTCCTTTCACGGCATCCCCAAGGACTATTTTCTCAACGGTGACCCCTACTACTGCCAGTGCCAGAAGACCGCCCGCCTGGTAGTCGAGGACTTGGGTCTGGCCAAGGAACGCTGGCTGCTGTCCTTCCAGTCGCGCTTCGGCCTGCAGGAATGGCTCAAGCCCTATACGGACGAGACCCTCAAGGAGTGGGCCGCCACGGGGGTGCGCTCGGTGCACGTCATCTCGCCGGGGTTCGCGGCCGACTGTCTGGAGACCATCGAGGAGATCTCGGTGGAGAATCGGGACTATTTTCTGGAGTCCGGCGGCCAGTCCTACGGCTACATCCCCTGCCTCAACGACGGACCCGAGCACATCGCGGGCCTTGCGGGCCTGATCGAGCGTCACTGCGCCGGCTGGCCGGAGTCCGCGCCGCTCGCCGACAGCCCGGATCTCAACACCCGCCGGGAGCGGGCGCGGGAGTTGGGGGCGGCGGCCTAG
- a CDS encoding phospholipase D family protein: MAKFLNTSATNYFLEELIKAARERLIIISPFLKFNDRIRELLEDKDRMKIDVRIVYGKSELAPHEINWLRSLAFVRTSFCQNLHAKCYLNERSAIITSMNLYDFSQVNNNEMGVFVERDQESDLYRETYEEAQRLIRVSEEVRLSAEKVEQPKDEGREPAAGAADENGFEKLTTSKLAKALGMRTGELGDKLIRAGLVERDGEDLKLTAKGKAAGGELRVSGKFGPYFLWPADLRP; this comes from the coding sequence ATGGCCAAGTTTCTCAACACCAGTGCGACCAACTACTTTCTGGAAGAGCTGATCAAGGCCGCCCGGGAGCGGCTGATCATCATCAGCCCCTTCCTCAAGTTCAACGACCGCATCCGCGAACTGCTCGAAGACAAGGACCGCATGAAGATCGACGTGCGGATCGTCTACGGCAAGAGCGAACTGGCGCCCCATGAGATCAACTGGCTGCGCTCGCTCGCTTTCGTACGCACCAGCTTCTGCCAGAACCTCCATGCCAAGTGCTATCTGAACGAGCGCTCCGCCATCATCACCTCGATGAATCTTTACGATTTCAGTCAGGTGAACAACAACGAGATGGGCGTCTTCGTCGAGCGCGACCAGGAGTCGGACCTGTACCGCGAGACCTACGAAGAGGCCCAGCGCCTGATCCGGGTCAGCGAAGAGGTCAGACTCTCGGCCGAGAAGGTCGAGCAGCCGAAGGATGAGGGACGCGAACCGGCTGCCGGTGCCGCGGATGAAAACGGGTTCGAGAAGCTCACCACGTCCAAGCTCGCCAAGGCGCTTGGGATGCGGACCGGGGAACTGGGCGACAAACTTATCCGTGCGGGGTTGGTCGAGCGGGATGGGGAGGATTTGAAGCTCACCGCCAAGGGTAAGGCGGCGGGAGGGGAATTGAGGGTGTCCGGGAAGTTTGGGCCGTATTTTCTGTGGCCGGCGGATTTGCGCCCTTGA
- a CDS encoding hemerythrin domain-containing protein encodes MHPLMQRLAQDHVRLVRLLDLLSALLDRFRDGQEPDYDLFCELLEYMDTYADTIHHPTEDLIFRRALDQGAENRDVFEVLMRQHSVVVQMNKRFRRSLDGIAHEEVLRRDEVEGQGRELVTTLHAHMTLEDAQAFPIARARLDTADWDAIEALAPRADDPLFGTPDPQRFRALFRHLSEQAQD; translated from the coding sequence ATGCATCCGCTCATGCAACGTCTCGCCCAGGACCACGTCCGTCTGGTGCGTCTGCTCGACCTGCTCAGTGCCCTGCTCGACCGCTTCCGCGACGGCCAGGAACCGGACTACGACCTCTTCTGCGAGCTGCTCGAGTACATGGACACCTACGCCGATACCATCCATCACCCCACGGAAGACCTGATCTTTCGCCGCGCCCTCGACCAGGGGGCGGAAAACCGCGATGTCTTCGAGGTGTTGATGCGCCAGCACAGCGTCGTGGTCCAGATGAACAAGCGCTTTCGCCGCTCCCTGGACGGCATCGCCCACGAGGAGGTCCTGCGCCGCGACGAGGTGGAGGGCCAGGGCCGGGAACTGGTCACGACGCTGCACGCCCACATGACCCTGGAGGATGCGCAGGCCTTCCCCATCGCGCGGGCGCGTCTCGACACGGCGGACTGGGACGCGATCGAGGCCCTTGCCCCCCGTGCCGATGACCCCCTGTTCGGCACCCCGGACCCCCAGCGCTTTCGCGCCCTGTTCAGACACCTGTCCGAGCAGGCACAGGACTGA
- a CDS encoding WD40 repeat domain-containing protein produces the protein MSDTWRFVARPGATDTIYGLDLSPDGGRVATASWDSAVRVMDLQEGRTLHTLNGHEGRVYSVAFHPDGRLLASGGTDAVVRVWDSLEGRALWSQSGHTSLIYGVDFQPQGDLLASGSEDGTVAIWTVQGERVHHIEGHNQYVQGVAFSPDGRLLASGSRDCNLILWDVRSGAEVGRVAVVHNGINSVRFTGDGKRVLLTNVDGSVGIWDLASGTLLMERNEHRYPVWSAVFSPDGGTFATASADRTVCLWDTASGTQLGRFTGFGADVYSLEYTPDGRFLVCGSADKTIRLWGRDLSDADWQSLTGRWAASEEAERAGLAPAAAKPAPAAGQGGIFGRLFGRR, from the coding sequence ATGTCAGACACTTGGCGCTTTGTGGCGCGTCCCGGCGCGACCGATACCATTTATGGGCTGGATCTGAGCCCCGACGGCGGGCGCGTCGCGACGGCGAGTTGGGACAGCGCGGTGCGGGTGATGGACCTGCAGGAGGGGCGCACCCTGCATACGCTCAACGGGCATGAGGGGCGGGTCTACTCGGTCGCGTTCCACCCGGACGGGCGGCTGCTGGCCTCCGGCGGGACCGACGCGGTGGTGCGGGTCTGGGACTCGCTGGAGGGTCGGGCGCTGTGGAGCCAGAGCGGGCACACGAGCCTGATCTACGGTGTCGATTTCCAGCCCCAGGGGGACTTGCTCGCCTCGGGCAGCGAGGATGGGACCGTCGCGATCTGGACGGTGCAGGGGGAGCGGGTCCACCACATCGAGGGCCACAACCAGTATGTGCAGGGGGTCGCCTTCAGCCCGGACGGGCGCCTGCTGGCCTCCGGCAGCCGCGACTGCAACCTGATCCTGTGGGATGTGCGCAGCGGCGCCGAGGTCGGGCGGGTGGCGGTGGTCCACAACGGGATCAACAGCGTGCGCTTCACGGGCGACGGCAAGCGGGTGCTGCTGACCAATGTGGACGGCTCGGTCGGCATCTGGGACCTGGCCAGCGGGACACTGCTGATGGAGCGCAACGAGCACCGCTACCCGGTGTGGTCGGCGGTCTTCAGCCCGGACGGCGGTACCTTCGCCACCGCGAGCGCGGACCGGACCGTGTGCTTGTGGGATACGGCGAGCGGTACCCAGCTAGGGCGCTTCACCGGGTTCGGGGCGGACGTCTACAGCCTGGAATACACCCCGGACGGACGCTTCCTGGTCTGCGGCAGCGCGGATAAGACGATCCGGCTCTGGGGCCGGGACCTGTCGGACGCCGACTGGCAGTCGCTTACCGGGCGCTGGGCCGCGAGCGAGGAGGCCGAGCGTGCCGGGCTGGCCCCGGCGGCGGCCAAGCCGGCACCGGCGGCGGGGCAGGGGGGCATCTTCGGGCGGCTCTTCGGGCGTCGCTGA
- a CDS encoding isocitrate lyase/PEP mutase family protein — protein MQDNRSIQAERPPSPMSFPVPFPGDSSGSAPARLRTLLAGEGCLTMPCCFDALSARLIEQSGFALSFMSGFAVSAARLALPDTGLITVTEMLDQGRAICQAVAIPVIADGDTGHGNPANVRRSVTQFGLAGFAGVMIEDQAAPKRCGHTGVKEVVGRAEALARVRAAVDARDAGAGTLIMARTDARSALGLEEALWRLAAFADLGADLLFLEAPRDEAEMARCCRQVPGVHMANMLEGGLTPVLPPARLAELGYRIAAYPLTLLAVAVAAMREALAGLAAGQMPPHQTDFATLRVILGFDAYDRLLEDYAAP, from the coding sequence GTGCAGGACAATCGCTCCATCCAAGCCGAGCGACCCCCAAGCCCCATGTCCTTCCCCGTGCCGTTCCCTGGCGATTCCTCCGGTTCCGCCCCCGCGCGCTTGCGTACCCTGCTGGCGGGGGAGGGCTGTCTCACCATGCCCTGCTGCTTCGACGCCCTGTCCGCCCGCCTGATCGAGCAGTCCGGCTTTGCGCTCAGCTTCATGAGCGGCTTCGCGGTCTCCGCGGCGCGCCTGGCCCTGCCGGACACGGGCCTGATCACCGTGACCGAGATGCTGGACCAGGGCCGGGCCATCTGCCAGGCGGTCGCGATCCCGGTCATCGCCGACGGCGACACCGGCCACGGCAACCCGGCCAATGTGCGTCGGAGCGTCACGCAGTTCGGCCTGGCCGGCTTCGCCGGGGTCATGATCGAAGACCAGGCGGCCCCCAAGCGCTGCGGACATACCGGCGTCAAAGAGGTGGTCGGGCGCGCCGAGGCCCTGGCCCGGGTGCGCGCCGCGGTCGACGCCCGGGACGCGGGGGCCGGCACCCTGATCATGGCCCGCACCGACGCCCGCAGTGCCCTGGGTCTGGAGGAGGCCCTCTGGCGCCTGGCCGCCTTCGCCGACCTGGGCGCCGACCTCCTGTTCCTGGAGGCCCCGCGCGATGAGGCCGAGATGGCCCGCTGCTGTCGGCAGGTCCCCGGGGTGCACATGGCCAATATGCTCGAAGGCGGCCTCACGCCCGTCCTGCCCCCGGCGCGTCTGGCTGAGCTCGGCTATCGCATCGCCGCCTATCCGCTGACCCTGCTCGCGGTCGCCGTCGCTGCTATGCGCGAGGCCCTGGCCGGGCTGGCCGCCGGGCAGATGCCGCCGCACCAGACCGACTTCGCGACCCTGCGTGTCATCCTCGGCTTCGACGCCTACGACCGCCTGCTCGAAGACTACGCTGCCCCCTGA
- the soxZ gene encoding thiosulfate oxidation carrier complex protein SoxZ: MSDIKVRAKLEGTETVVKCLISHPMENGLRKDAKTGELVPAHFIEEVVCKWKGEVVLTASWSGGVSKNPYLSFKFLGGAVGDPVEITWKDNLGQSQSETAPIS, encoded by the coding sequence ATGTCCGATATCAAGGTGCGGGCCAAGCTCGAAGGCACCGAAACGGTGGTCAAGTGCCTGATCAGCCACCCCATGGAGAACGGTCTGCGCAAGGACGCCAAGACCGGCGAACTGGTGCCGGCCCACTTCATCGAGGAAGTCGTCTGCAAGTGGAAGGGCGAGGTGGTACTCACCGCCTCCTGGAGCGGCGGCGTCTCCAAGAACCCCTACCTGTCCTTCAAGTTCCTGGGCGGCGCGGTCGGCGACCCGGTGGAGATCACCTGGAAGGACAATCTGGGCCAGAGCCAGAGCGAAACCGCCCCGATCAGTTGA
- a CDS encoding M48 family metalloprotease, whose product MNYNTKTTAWRRAALHLSLAGALTLGAAPWAPVGAGQFNLPDMGDSSDALISSGAEIRLGRAFMRHVRATLPVSDDPLITAYLESLGNELVAADKSAKGSFDFFLIDQPVVNAFAGPGGHVGIYAGLILAAQSEDELAAVIAHEIAHITQHHLMRGYEDQSKFNIPTMALMIAAAILATQAGSGDAGMAALAGIQAAAIQRQINVIREDEKEADRIGIATLANARRDPYAMAAFFERLSKTSRLYENNAPEFLRTHPVNSNRIGDALGRAAEYGVRQRPDSLRFLLARARLREASYDRPEKSLAAFKASLREGRFSNESAERYGYTLALLRSGQLDEAKAEASRLLAGQPSLAEFIVLDARIDLKQGRTDAALAHLREAVGLYPGNWPLRVAYAEALTSAGQPRKAMEQLKAVAAVRPGNAMVLDLLGQVAIKSGDKGASLRYRAEKLYAEGDLEPAIKQLEFALRQRDLDYYEAAQIQVLLESWKEEERAQKKRGRDPFGLNAAGAADGPKTLIDIRRGAK is encoded by the coding sequence ATGAACTACAACACCAAGACCACCGCGTGGCGCCGGGCGGCGCTGCACCTGAGCCTCGCGGGCGCGTTGACCCTGGGCGCCGCGCCCTGGGCGCCCGTCGGGGCCGGCCAGTTCAACCTCCCGGACATGGGCGACTCCTCGGACGCGCTCATCAGCAGCGGGGCGGAGATCCGCCTGGGCCGGGCCTTCATGCGCCATGTGCGCGCGACCCTGCCGGTCTCGGACGATCCCCTGATCACCGCCTATCTGGAATCGCTCGGCAACGAACTGGTGGCCGCGGACAAGAGCGCCAAGGGCAGCTTCGACTTCTTCCTGATCGATCAGCCGGTGGTCAACGCCTTCGCCGGACCGGGCGGCCACGTCGGCATCTACGCGGGCCTGATCCTGGCCGCCCAGAGCGAGGACGAGTTGGCCGCCGTGATAGCCCACGAGATCGCCCACATCACCCAGCACCACCTGATGCGCGGCTACGAGGACCAGAGCAAGTTCAACATCCCCACCATGGCACTGATGATCGCGGCCGCCATCCTCGCCACCCAGGCCGGGTCCGGGGACGCGGGGATGGCCGCCCTGGCCGGCATCCAGGCGGCGGCCATCCAGCGGCAGATCAATGTCATCCGCGAGGATGAGAAGGAGGCGGACCGCATCGGCATCGCCACCCTGGCCAACGCCCGGCGCGATCCCTACGCCATGGCGGCCTTCTTCGAGCGCCTCTCCAAGACCAGCCGACTCTACGAGAACAATGCGCCGGAGTTCCTGCGCACCCACCCGGTGAACAGCAACCGCATCGGCGACGCCCTGGGCCGGGCGGCCGAGTACGGGGTCCGCCAGCGCCCCGACAGCCTGCGCTTCCTGCTGGCGCGCGCCCGCCTGCGCGAGGCGTCCTATGACCGTCCGGAAAAGTCGCTGGCAGCCTTCAAGGCGTCGCTGCGGGAGGGCCGCTTCAGCAACGAGTCCGCGGAGCGTTACGGTTACACCCTGGCCCTGCTGCGTTCGGGCCAGCTCGACGAGGCCAAGGCCGAGGCGTCCCGGCTGCTCGCGGGACAACCGAGCCTGGCCGAGTTCATCGTGCTGGATGCCCGCATCGACCTGAAGCAGGGCCGCACCGACGCGGCCCTGGCCCACCTGCGCGAGGCGGTCGGCCTGTACCCCGGCAACTGGCCGCTGCGCGTCGCCTACGCCGAGGCCCTGACGAGCGCCGGGCAGCCCCGCAAGGCGATGGAGCAGCTCAAGGCGGTCGCGGCGGTGCGCCCCGGCAACGCCATGGTGCTCGACCTCTTGGGCCAGGTCGCCATCAAGTCGGGCGATAAGGGGGCGAGTCTGCGCTATCGCGCCGAGAAGCTCTATGCCGAGGGCGACCTGGAGCCGGCCATCAAGCAACTGGAGTTCGCCCTGCGCCAGCGTGACCTCGACTACTACGAGGCGGCGCAGATCCAGGTCCTGCTGGAGAGTTGGAAGGAGGAGGAGCGGGCGCAGAAGAAACGCGGGCGCGACCCCTTCGGGCTCAACGCCGCAGGCGCTGCCGACGGACCCAAGACACTCATCGATATTCGCAGAGGAGCAAAGTGA
- a CDS encoding gamma-butyrobetaine hydroxylase-like domain-containing protein — MPAPTELNLHQLSRVLEVAFEDGARFSLPCEYLRVFSPSAEVQGHGPGQGTLQVGKEDVGIDRIEPVGHYAVCLHFDDDHHTGIYSWEYLRHLGVNQERLWQGYLDELAQAGLRHKKPS; from the coding sequence ATGCCCGCACCGACCGAACTCAACCTGCACCAACTGTCCCGCGTCCTGGAGGTCGCCTTCGAGGACGGCGCCCGCTTCAGCCTCCCCTGCGAGTATCTGCGTGTCTTCTCACCCTCCGCCGAGGTCCAGGGCCATGGCCCGGGCCAGGGGACGCTCCAGGTGGGCAAGGAGGACGTGGGCATCGACCGGATCGAGCCGGTCGGCCACTATGCCGTCTGCCTGCACTTCGACGATGACCACCACACCGGCATCTATTCCTGGGAATATCTGCGCCACCTGGGCGTCAATCAGGAACGCCTCTGGCAGGGGTATCTGGACGAACTCGCCCAGGCCGGGCTGCGGCATAAGAAGCCGTCCTGA
- a CDS encoding UPF0175 family protein yields MNTLTIELPVKGLPSPAELADNFADEARFLRALKLFELGRISSDKAGRLCGMGRVEFLLTASRAGVPLVDLKGDDLAEEFV; encoded by the coding sequence ATGAACACCTTGACGATTGAGCTTCCGGTAAAGGGACTACCCTCACCAGCCGAGTTGGCGGATAATTTCGCCGACGAGGCGCGCTTCCTGCGTGCACTCAAGCTCTTCGAGTTGGGCCGCATTTCCTCGGACAAGGCTGGCCGATTGTGCGGCATGGGTCGCGTCGAATTTCTGTTGACGGCAAGCCGCGCCGGGGTCCCATTGGTCGATTTGAAGGGTGACGATCTCGCGGAAGAGTTCGTCTGA
- a CDS encoding FUN14 domain-containing protein has translation MPPLNRRISALTLIPGALFGAVTHAAAPVQPVALPPGPPVTDFSTLFNEAFFLKLGFSFMVGLAVGYALKIAFKLALVMIGVILIGIFALQYAGIAHVDWSGMEGQYDTWASWLSLNGGAFLDFIGHNLSNSASFIAGLALGLKI, from the coding sequence ATGCCGCCTCTGAACCGCCGGATCTCCGCCCTCACCCTGATCCCGGGCGCCCTCTTCGGCGCCGTTACCCACGCCGCCGCCCCGGTGCAGCCGGTGGCGCTTCCACCCGGACCGCCCGTGACCGATTTCAGCACCCTGTTCAACGAGGCCTTCTTTCTCAAACTCGGCTTCTCTTTCATGGTCGGCCTGGCGGTGGGCTATGCACTGAAGATCGCCTTCAAGCTCGCGCTGGTGATGATCGGCGTGATCCTGATCGGCATCTTCGCGCTGCAATACGCCGGCATCGCACACGTCGACTGGTCCGGGATGGAGGGCCAGTACGACACCTGGGCCAGTTGGCTGTCGCTCAATGGCGGCGCCTTCCTGGACTTCATCGGCCACAACCTCTCGAACTCCGCGTCCTTCATCGCCGGGTTGGCCTTGGGGCTCAAGATCTAG
- a CDS encoding addiction module protein, which translates to MIELPLAALSVEEKIQVMESLWDDLCHRADDLESPSWHADILAQRAADIAQGTEQFTDWESAKRAIRGRLP; encoded by the coding sequence ATGATCGAACTACCGCTCGCCGCCCTTTCGGTGGAGGAAAAGATCCAGGTGATGGAATCGCTGTGGGACGACCTTTGTCATCGGGCGGACGACTTGGAATCGCCATCCTGGCACGCCGACATACTGGCGCAACGAGCGGCCGACATTGCGCAAGGCACGGAGCAATTCACTGACTGGGAAAGTGCCAAACGGGCAATCCGGGGCCGGTTGCCGTGA